The Equus asinus isolate D_3611 breed Donkey chromosome 4, EquAss-T2T_v2, whole genome shotgun sequence genome has a segment encoding these proteins:
- the HMOX1 gene encoding heme oxygenase 1, producing the protein MEHPQQPEDSMSQDLSEAVKAASREVHSQAENSEFMKNFQKGQVTRDGFKLLMASLYHIYTALEAEIEDNKENPVYAPLYFPEELHRRAALEQDMAFWYGPRWQEAIPYTKATRRYVRRLQEVGRTEPELLVAHAYTRYLGDLSGGQVLKKIAQKALDLPSSGEGVAFFTFPHVVSATKFKQLYRSRMNSLEMTPEVRHRVIEEVKSSFLLNIQLFEELQELLTRDTKDQSPSKAPELRRRAGSRAQDPTPSETPGGKLPLSILSPVPLLRWVLTLSFLVATVAVGLYAM; encoded by the exons ATGGAGCACCCGCAGCAGCCGGAGGACAG CATGTCCCAGGATTTGTCAGAGGCCGTGAAGGCGGCCTCCAGGGAGGTACACAGCCAGGCGGAGAATTCCGAGTTCATGAAGAACTTTCAGAAGGGCCAGGTGACCCGAGATGGCTTTAAG CTGCTGATGGCCTCCCTGTACCATATCTACACGGCCCTGGAGGCGGAAATCGAGGACAACAAGGAGAACCCGGTCTACGCCCCCCTCTACTTCCCAGAGGAGCTGCACCGCAGGGCTGCCCTGGAGCAGGACATGGCCTTCTGGTACGGGCCCCGCTGGCAGGAGGCCATCCCCTACACGAAGGCCACCAGGCGCTATGTCCGGCGCCTCCAAGAGGTGGGGCGCACCGAACCCGAGCTGCTGGTGGCCCACGCCTACACCCGCTACCTGGGTGACCTGTCAGGGGGCCAGGTCCTCAAGAAGATTGCGCAGAAGGCGCTAGACCTGCCCAGCTCCGGCGAGGGTGTGGCCTTCTTCACCTTCCCCCACGTCGTCAGCGCCACCAAGTTCAAGCAGCTGTACCGCTCCCGCATGAACTCCCTGGAGATGACCCCCGAGGTCAGGCACAGGGTGATCGAAGAGGTCAAATCCTCGTTCCTGCTCAACATTCAG CTGTTTGAGGAGCTGCAGGAGCTGCTGACCCGGGACACCAAGGACCAGAGCCCCTCGAAGGCCCCGGAGCTCCGCAGGCGGGCCGGCAGCAGGGCGCAAG ACCCTACGCCCTCAGAGACTCCCGGGGGGAAGCTCCCACTCAGCATCCTCTCCCCGGTGCCGCTCCTCCGGTGGGTCCTCACACTCAGCTTTCTGGTGGCCACGGTTGCCGTGGGGCTCTATGCCATGTGA